In one window of Camelina sativa cultivar DH55 chromosome 15, Cs, whole genome shotgun sequence DNA:
- the LOC104747771 gene encoding formimidoyltransferase-cyclodeaminase-like isoform X2 yields MISMSCSLSSLFWIPRTKPKTGSRIISESNSTSFAHLSAFPRNSWSSKDTQILPPISTSRTSLLHTSTLYRWSEEMLREMLGCCKVYISEARNKTALEAIERAVKPFPPAAIVNKFEDAAYGRVGYTVVSSLATGSSSSLKNAVFAMVKTALDTINLELHSGSHPRLGVVDHICFHPLSQTSIEQVSSVANSLAMDIGSTLRVPTYLYGAADKEQCTLDSIRRKLGYFKANREGHEWAGGLELEMVPVKPDAGPQEVSKAKGVVAVGACGWVSNYNVPVMSNNLKAVRRLSRKTSERGGGLASVQTMALVHGEGVIEVACNLLNPSQVGGDEVQGLIERLGREEGLLVGKWYYTDYTPDQIAQRYIDLLNNSKFSK; encoded by the exons ATGATTTCCATGTCTTGCTCGTTAAGTTCCCTCTTTTGGATCCCGAGGACGAAGCCAAAGACCGGATCAAGGATCATCTCCGAGTCAAATTCAACATCATTTGCGCATCTCTCGGCGTTTCCAAGAAACAGTTGGAGTTCAAAGGATACCCAAATCCTTCCTCCAATCTCGACTTCTAGGACATCCCTCCTCCATACGAGCACTC TCTATAGGTGGTCCGAGGAGATGTTGAGAGAAATGCTTGGTTGCTGCAAGGTATACATATCTGAAGCGCGGAACAAGACGGCCCTCGAAGCCATTGAGAGAGCTGTAAAGCCTTTTCCACCAGCTGCAATCGTCAACAAGTTTGAAGATGCGGCTTATGGCAGGGTCGGTTATACTGTTGTATCCTCGCTTGCTACTGGGTCATCTTCATCCCTGAAGAATGCAGTGTTTGCAATGGTTAAGACTGCTCTCGACACCATCAATCTTGAGTTGCACTCTGGATCCCATCCCCGCCTTGGAGTGGTCGACCACATATGCTTTCACCCCTTGTCTCAAACCTCTATAGAACAAGTTTCTTCCGTTGCCAATTCCCTAGCAATGGACATCGGCTCCACTCTCCGAG TTCCTACATATCTATATGGAGCAGCAGATAAGGAGCAGTGCACGCTGGATTCGATCAGAAGGAAGCTGGGATACTTCAAGGCAAACAGGGAGGGACATGAATGGGCAGGTGGGTTGGAGCTGGAGATGGTGCCAGTGAAGCCAGACGCAGGGCCACAAGAGGTGAGCAAAGCCAAAGGGGTTGTAGCGGTTGGGGCGTGCGGGTGGGTGAGTAACTATAACGTACCAGTCATGTCAAACAATCTCAAGGCAGTGAGGAGATTATCAAGGAAGACGAGCGAGAGAGGAGGGGGCTTGGCTTCAGTGCAGACAATGGCGCTTGTGCATGGGGAAGGAGTTATAGAGGTCGCCTGTAACTTGTTGAATCCAAGTCAAGTGGGAGGAGATGAAGTACAGGGACTTATTGAGAGGCTTGGCAGAGAGGAAGGTCTGCTTGTGGGAAAATGGTATTATACGGACTATACACCCGACCAGATTGCTCAAAGATATATTGACTTGCtcaacaattcaaaattttcaaagtaa
- the LOC104747772 gene encoding uncharacterized protein LOC104747772 — protein MASFARRAMSLAQIQSSRVHASIGQRRGLAGAADHHGSTKVDFWKQPTNPGNWKEEHFVLISLSGWGLLFYSGYKLATGGNKEKPVESTQ, from the exons ATGGCCTCCTTCGCTCGCCGAGCCATGAGCTTAGCTCAGATCCAATCTTCCCGTGTTCACGCTTCTATTGGTCAGCGTCGTGGTCTCGCCGGCGCCGCTG ATCACCATGGATCTACCAAGGTTGACTTCTGGAAACAGCCCACGAACCCAGGAAACTGGAAAGAGGAGCAT TTTGTGCTTATCTCTCTTTCTGGCTGGGGCTTGCTCTTCTACAGTGGATACAAGCTCGCCACCGGGGGTAACAAAGAG AAGCCTGTCGAGAGTACACAATGA
- the LOC104748888 gene encoding calcium-dependent protein kinase 32-like: MRHMPVHPNVVTLKDTYEDEHAVHLVTELCEGGEFFDRIVARGHYTERAAAAVTKTIMEVVQVCHKHGVMHRDLKPENFLFGNKKETVPLKAIDFGLSVFFKPGERFNEIVGSPYYMAPEVLKRNYGPEVDIWSAGVILYILLCGVPPFWAETEQGVAQAIIRSVLDFRRDPWPKVSDNAKDLIRKMLDPDQRRRLTAQQVLGTVSWFLIXMLCWSVMILKGIAVLFLSSVFGCV; encoded by the exons ATGAGGCATATGCCTGTTCATCCTAATGTTGTTACTTTGAAAGATACTTATGAAGATGAGCATGCTGTTCATTTGGTTACGGAGCTTTGTGAAGGTGGTGAGTTTTTTGATAGGATTGTTGCTAGAGGTCATTACACCGAGAGAGCTGCTGCTGCTGTCACTAAAACCATCATGGAAGTTGTTCAG GTGTGTCACAAGCATGGGGTAATGCATAGGGACCTGAAACCAGAGAACTTCTTGTTTGGAAACAAGAAGGAGACTGTACCTCTCAAGGCGATTGATTTtggtctctctgttttctttaaaCCAG GAGAGAGGTTTAACGAAATCGTTGGTAGTCCATACTACATGGCTCCCGAGGTGCTAAAACGGAATTACGGTCCAGAAGTTGACATTTGGAGTGCAGGTGTAATCCTTTACATACTGCTCTGTGGTGTCCCACCTTTCTGGGCAG AAACTGAACAAGGAGTCGCACAAGCAATTATTCGATCTGTACTGGACTTCAGAAGGGACCCATGGCCCAAGGTTTCTGACAACGCAAAAGACCTTATCAGGAAAATGCTTGATCCTGACCAAAGGCGTCGTCTTACAGCCCAGCAAGTGCTAGGTACAGTTTCATGGTTTCTTATAANGATGCTTTGCTGGTCGGTGATGATTCTGAAGGGCATTGCGGTTCTGtttctttcctctgttttcggTTGTGTTTAA
- the LOC104748890 gene encoding protein ULTRAPETALA 2, translated as MERECGSKELFSKEELQEISQVHVGDDYVEVMCGCTSHRYGDAIARLRVFSDGELQITCQCTPACPEDKLTPAAFEKHSERETSKNWRNNVWVFIGGDKVPLSKTVLLRYYNQSLKKSNGSKIIHRDEFVGCSRCGKERRFRLRSKEECRVHHDAMAEPNWKCCDYPYDKITCEEGEERGSRKVYRGCTRSPSCKGCTSCVCFGCKLCRFSDCNCQTCLDLTTNTPNSFDF; from the exons ATGGAGAGAGAATGTGGGTCGAAGGAGTTGTTCAGCAAAGAGGAGCTTCAAGAAATAAGTCAAGTCCATGTGGGAGACGATTACGTCGAGGTGATGTGTGGCTGCACCAGCCACCGTTACGGAGACGCAATTGCAAGGCTTAGGGTTTTCTCAGATGGAGAACTTCAAATCACCTGCCAATGCACTCCCGCTTGCCCCGAag ACAAGTTAACGCCTGCTGCCTTCGAAAAGCATTCTGAGAGAGAGACTTCTAAAAACTGGAGGAACAATGTGTGGGTGTTCATCGGGGGAGACAAGGTTCCGCTTTCAAAGACAGTGTTACTCAGATACTATAACCAATCATTAAAGAAATCCAACGGATCAAAAATCATTCATCGGGATGAGTTTGTTGGTTGCAGCAGATGCGGGAAGGAAAGAAGGTTCAGGTTGCGGAGCAAAGAGGAATGTCGGGTGCACCATGATGCAATGGCAGAGCCCAATTGGAAGTGTTGTGATTATCCATATGACAAGATAACATGCGAGGAGGGGGAAGAAAGAGGAAGCAGGAAAGTATACAGAGGATGCACTCGCTCTCCATCCTGCAAAGGCTGCACTTCTTGTGTCTGCTTTGGCTGCAAGCTCTGTCGTTTCTCTGATTGTAACTGCCAGACTTGCCTCGACCTCACCACCAACACACCCAACTCATTTGACTTCTAA
- the LOC104747771 gene encoding formimidoyltransferase-cyclodeaminase-like isoform X1 produces the protein MSSGLNEDFLDCIVRLEETHIQQGFDEGYEKGLVSGREDARHLGLKLGFETGELIGFYKGCSFLWNSALRVDPTRFSPQLHKHLNDFHVLLVKFPLLDPEDEAKDRIKDHLRVKFNIICASLGVSKKQLEWSEEMLREMLGCCKVYISEARNKTALEAIERAVKPFPPAAIVNKFEDAAYGRVGYTVVSSLATGSSSSLKNAVFAMVKTALDTINLELHSGSHPRLGVVDHICFHPLSQTSIEQVSSVANSLAMDIGSTLRVPTYLYGAADKEQCTLDSIRRKLGYFKANREGHEWAGGLELEMVPVKPDAGPQEVSKAKGVVAVGACGWVSNYNVPVMSNNLKAVRRLSRKTSERGGGLASVQTMALVHGEGVIEVACNLLNPSQVGGDEVQGLIERLGREEGLLVGKWYYTDYTPDQIAQRYIDLLNNSKFSK, from the exons ATGAGTTCCGGTCTGAACGAAGATTTCCTCGATTGTATAGTGCGTTTAGAGGAGACGCACATTCAACAAGGCTTCGACGAGGGTTACGAAAAGGGTCTTGTGTCGGGTCGGGAAGACGCTCGTCATCTGGGTTTGAAACTCGGGTTCGAGACAGGCGAGCTCATCGGGTTCTACAAAGGCTGCTCTTTTCTTTGGAATTCAGCTCTCCGTGTTGATCCCACTCGCTTCTCCCCTCAGCTCCACAAGCATCTCAATGATTTCCATGTCTTGCTCGTTAAGTTCCCTCTTTTGGATCCCGAGGACGAAGCCAAAGACCGGATCAAGGATCATCTCCGAGTCAAATTCAACATCATTTGCGCATCTCTCGGCGTTTCCAAGAAACAGTTGGA GTGGTCCGAGGAGATGTTGAGAGAAATGCTTGGTTGCTGCAAGGTATACATATCTGAAGCGCGGAACAAGACGGCCCTCGAAGCCATTGAGAGAGCTGTAAAGCCTTTTCCACCAGCTGCAATCGTCAACAAGTTTGAAGATGCGGCTTATGGCAGGGTCGGTTATACTGTTGTATCCTCGCTTGCTACTGGGTCATCTTCATCCCTGAAGAATGCAGTGTTTGCAATGGTTAAGACTGCTCTCGACACCATCAATCTTGAGTTGCACTCTGGATCCCATCCCCGCCTTGGAGTGGTCGACCACATATGCTTTCACCCCTTGTCTCAAACCTCTATAGAACAAGTTTCTTCCGTTGCCAATTCCCTAGCAATGGACATCGGCTCCACTCTCCGAG TTCCTACATATCTATATGGAGCAGCAGATAAGGAGCAGTGCACGCTGGATTCGATCAGAAGGAAGCTGGGATACTTCAAGGCAAACAGGGAGGGACATGAATGGGCAGGTGGGTTGGAGCTGGAGATGGTGCCAGTGAAGCCAGACGCAGGGCCACAAGAGGTGAGCAAAGCCAAAGGGGTTGTAGCGGTTGGGGCGTGCGGGTGGGTGAGTAACTATAACGTACCAGTCATGTCAAACAATCTCAAGGCAGTGAGGAGATTATCAAGGAAGACGAGCGAGAGAGGAGGGGGCTTGGCTTCAGTGCAGACAATGGCGCTTGTGCATGGGGAAGGAGTTATAGAGGTCGCCTGTAACTTGTTGAATCCAAGTCAAGTGGGAGGAGATGAAGTACAGGGACTTATTGAGAGGCTTGGCAGAGAGGAAGGTCTGCTTGTGGGAAAATGGTATTATACGGACTATACACCCGACCAGATTGCTCAAAGATATATTGACTTGCtcaacaattcaaaattttcaaagtaa